The sequence GAAGCTGGAATACGTCGGTGTGCGTGACGTGGTCGGCGCGGAGGGTCTCGGTGAGGTTTTCGAGGTGCTTCGCGCCCCGCATACCGAAGAGCCCACGAACTGGGCACGCCGCTTCAAGGCGAACCAGGAGAAGCTCATCTCGGGCGACATCATCAAGGTTGCCGAAATCGTTCGTGACCTGTGGCGTCGCGAGCAGGACCGCGGACTGTCGGCAGGCGAGAAGCGCATGCTGACTCGCGCTCGCCGTGTCCTGGTCGACGAACTGTCGCTGGCGCAGAACACCGACGACGAGAAGGCGACGAGCATTCTCGACGAGGTGCTGGCCGCGGCCTCCTGATCCGACTGAACTACACGTGACTGGCATCCCGGCGGCGCCGGAGTGACGGTGAGTGTGGTCGTTCCGGCCGCG is a genomic window of Gordonia sp. SID5947 containing:
- a CDS encoding CarD family transcriptional regulator, whose product is MNFKVGDTVVYPHHGAARVEDIVTRTIKGEQIEYLVLKVADGDMTVQIPSTKLEYVGVRDVVGAEGLGEVFEVLRAPHTEEPTNWARRFKANQEKLISGDIIKVAEIVRDLWRREQDRGLSAGEKRMLTRARRVLVDELSLAQNTDDEKATSILDEVLAAAS